A window of the Hordeum vulgare subsp. vulgare chromosome 5H, MorexV3_pseudomolecules_assembly, whole genome shotgun sequence genome harbors these coding sequences:
- the LOC123398411 gene encoding uncharacterized protein LOC123398411, whose translation MLGRVVFCVVIAAAVLAVVLLATVSPLPHRSAARPRGITVYVHPVASGPVRRQQGAKHGDERVASALVFRHRMTAGPEITSRTVGAASGFVLPGERGSAMSAFDTVHLAFDAPGLSGSLCVEVARNEGALRVVGGTGAFAFAQGHGAVLRPERLGGGAAATSLRLELSMSVASAAG comes from the coding sequence ATGctaggcagggtcgtcttctgcgTGGTGATCGCCGCGGCCGtcctcgccgtcgtcctgctcgccaccGTCTCCCCTCTCCCTCACCGGTCCGCCGCGCGCCCCCGCGGCATCACGGTGTACGTCCATCCGGTGGCGTCTGGTCCCGTGAGGCGGCAGCAGGGCGCCAAGCACGGGGACGAACGGGTGGCGAGCGCGCTGGTGTTCCGCCACCGGATGACGGCGGGGCCGGAGATCACGTCAAGAACCGTCGGCGCGGCCTCCGGGTTCGTGCTCCCGGGCGAGCGCGGCTCGGCGATGTCGGCGTTCGACACGGTGCACCTGGCGTTCGACGCGCCCGGGCTGTCCGGCAGCCTCTGCGTGGAGGTGGCCAGGAACGAGGGGGCGCTCCGCGTGGTGGGCGGCACGGGCGCGTTCGCGTTCGCGCAAGGGCACGGCGCCGTCCTGCGCCCGGAGCGGCTGGGCGGCGGCGCCGCCGCGACGTCGCTGCGTCTTGAGCTGAGCATGAGCGTCGCGTCCGCTGCTGGGTAA